In Desulfobacter hydrogenophilus, the genomic stretch TGACAATGCCTACGCATTTGCCCTTTTCGCGTACAAAAATAGATGAAATTCCGGCTTTTTGCATTTTGCGCAGCGCAGCCCTGGGGCCGTCTGTTTTTAAATAAGCCATGATCTCGCTTTTTTTCATGACTGATTCAGCAGTGATTACCTTTGTCATGTCCACATCTTCTACGAAACTTGCCACATATTCATCGGCCGGATTTGTCAGAATATCTTCAGCGGTTCCCTGTTGAACAATGACGCCGTCTTTCATTAGAATAATACGGTCCCCGAGCTTGATGGCTTCGTCCAGGTCATGGCTGATAAAAACTATGGTTTTTTGCATTTTTTCCTGCAGATCGAGCAACTCATCCTGCATGTCCCGTCTGATAAGGGGGTCCAGGGCACTGAACGCCTCGTCCATCAGCATAATATCGGCATCCAGGGCCAATGCCCGGGCCAGGCCCACACGCTGCTGCATGCCTCCGGAAAGCTGATCCGGCATGGAGTCTTCCCTGCCTTTTAAACCAACCTGGTCTATCGCCTGCATGGCTGCTTCACGCCGGGCCTCAGGGGCTACACCCTGTATTTCCAATCCGTATTCTACATTGCGCAGGACTGTTCGATGCGGGAAAAGGGCAAAATTCTGAAATACCATTCCAAAGTGTTTTTGTCGAAAATGCCTGAGTTCTTTCTTGTTCAGGAGGGTAACATCCTGGCCGTCAACCAGGACCCGGCCGGAAGTCGGGTTGATCAGCCGGTTGATGCATCGCACCAGCGTTGATTTGCCGCTTCCGGATAATCCCATAACCACGAGGATTTCACCCTCATTGACCTTAAAGGATGCATTGGCCACGCCAACACCATGGCGGGTCTTTTCCATGATTTCATCCTTTGAGTGCCCTTTTTTGAGCATCTCCAAGGCCACTTCAGGATTTGGACCAAAAATTTTATAAAGATTTTCAATAACAATTTTTTCCATTTTTATTTTCTCCATTTGTCAGCATGGACCGGAAATTTTACGGTTTCAAATTTGGTGTCGCCAAGGGTTGGTCCTTCTTGGGAGTCTCCAATGGTTCGGCTGCAAAAAGTGGTGCAGAATCTATATGTTGGGCATCCATCAAGGAAACCAGTCGCTGCAGGGATGACAGAATCATGGATTTTTCCCAGTCCTGCAGCTTGTCAAAGGCCTCAACAAAGGATTCCTGCATCAAGGGTGGCGCCCCTGCTAAACGCTTTGTGGCTTCTAAGGTGGGTTGCACCAAAATCTTTCTTCGATCATCACGACTCCTTTGCCGGGTAATCAGACCGCCTTTTTCAAGGCGTTCAAAAATGCCGGTAATAGTGGCCTGGCTTAAACTGACGGCATGGGCAACTTCACCCGCTGTGACTTGGCCATGTGCGTTGACTTCCCGTAAAACGATCAGCTGGGGGCTTGTCAGGCCGAATCGTTTAACAAGGGATTTGGAGTGCAGTTCAATGGACCGCATAATTTTTCGCAAGGCAGCAAGTACAAGGTCAGTTACATTGCCACTATTTTGTAAAGTTTCCATTCAATGCTTTCTAATCGTGTTGAAAACAATTAATTCAAAATATTTTTATAAAATTCTTCCTTAAGGACCGCAGATTAAATAAGTTGGGCAGAAATAACGCCGAATTTTGGTTCATCTACAAGGCGCATCAAAGGTTGAATAGCAGGCCTATTGAACCTTTGATGCAACGAAGTTGATGGACCAAAAGGCAAGTTATTTCGTTCAAGTTATTTAATCTGCGGTTCTAAACTAAAGACAGGCTCCGTTGTTTGGTGCAGGCTTGCCTGAAACAAAAATCCATAGAGCCCTGGCTTTATTCAGCATATATTTAGTATTCAAACCACACTAAAATTAAGTAGAAAAGTGTAAAAATAT encodes the following:
- a CDS encoding quaternary amine ABC transporter ATP-binding protein; protein product: MEKIVIENLYKIFGPNPEVALEMLKKGHSKDEIMEKTRHGVGVANASFKVNEGEILVVMGLSGSGKSTLVRCINRLINPTSGRVLVDGQDVTLLNKKELRHFRQKHFGMVFQNFALFPHRTVLRNVEYGLEIQGVAPEARREAAMQAIDQVGLKGREDSMPDQLSGGMQQRVGLARALALDADIMLMDEAFSALDPLIRRDMQDELLDLQEKMQKTIVFISHDLDEAIKLGDRIILMKDGVIVQQGTAEDILTNPADEYVASFVEDVDMTKVITAESVMKKSEIMAYLKTDGPRAALRKMQKAGISSIFVREKGKCVGIVTAKNCRKAVDRGEKTLHTILEKIIHKVAPDVPANTLFSMLGDETPHPVAVVDENDHLLGVIVVGLLLSRLAETMQPEINESASKNA
- a CDS encoding MarR family winged helix-turn-helix transcriptional regulator: METLQNSGNVTDLVLAALRKIMRSIELHSKSLVKRFGLTSPQLIVLREVNAHGQVTAGEVAHAVSLSQATITGIFERLEKGGLITRQRSRDDRRKILVQPTLEATKRLAGAPPLMQESFVEAFDKLQDWEKSMILSSLQRLVSLMDAQHIDSAPLFAAEPLETPKKDQPLATPNLKP